In Haliaeetus albicilla chromosome 18, bHalAlb1.1, whole genome shotgun sequence, one genomic interval encodes:
- the KCNS3 gene encoding potassium voltage-gated channel subfamily S member 3, giving the protein MVYGEFFRRPGKDAELINLNVGGFKQSVDQSTLLRFPHTRLGKLLKCHSEEAILELCDDYSVAEKEYYFDRNPSLFRYVLNFYYTGKLHVMEELCVFSFCQEIEYWGINELFIDSCCSNLYQERKEEGPEKDWDQKSNDRSIDSSNEESSIFDKELEKFDNLCFGEIRKKIWVRMENPAYCLSAKLIAVSSLSVVLASIVAMCIHSMPEFQKLDANDREIEDPVLEAVEITCIIWFTAELVIRLITAPSQKKFWKKPLNIIDFVSIIPFYATLAVDTKEEESEDIENMGKVVQILRLMRIFRILKLARHSVGLRSLGATLRHSYQEVGLLLLFLSVGISIFSVLVYSVEKDDDSSELHSIPVCWWWATISMTTVGYGDTYPVTLAGKLLGTLCIICGILVVALPITIIFNKFSKYYQKQKDIDPDQCNNDRKEKCNDLPYFNIRDIYAKKMHSFISSLSSVGIVVSDQDSTDASSIQDMEDAYNTTSLENGTGK; this is encoded by the coding sequence ATGGTTTATGGTGAATTTTTCCGCAGACCTGGCAAAGATGCAGAACTTATCAATTTGAATGTGGGTGGCTTTAAGCAATCAGTGGACCAGAGCACCCTGCTCCGATTTCCCCATACCAGACTTGGGAAACTTCTCAAATGCCATTCAGAAGAGGCTATTCTAGAACTGTGTGATGATTATAGTGTGGCAGAAAAGGAATATTACTTCGACAGGAATCCTTCATTGTTCCGATACGTTCTGAATTTTTACTATACAGGTAAACTTCATGTCATGGAAGAACTTTGTGTCTTTTCCTTCTGCCAGGAAATAGAGTACTGGGGGATAAATGAGCTGTTTATTGATTCCTGCTGCAGCAATCTGTAccaagagaggaaagaagaaggtCCTGAGAAAGACTGGGATCAGAAGAGCAATGACAGAAGTATAGACTCCTCTAACGAAGAGTCATCCATATTTGACAAAGAGCTGGAAAAGTTTGACAATCTGTGTTTTGGTGAAATAAGAAAGAAGATCTGGGTCAGAATGGAAAATCCTGCATACTGCTTGTCTGCCAAGTTAATTGCCGTGTCGTCCCTGAGTGTTGTCCTGGCATCAATCGTGGCCATGTGCATTCACAGCATGCCAGAGTTTCAAAAGCTGGATGCCAATGACAGGGAGATTGAAGACCCTGTTTTGGAAGCTGTGGAGATTACGTGCATCATCTGGTTCACTGCTGAGCTAGTGATCAGGCTCATCACTGCTCCAAGTCAAAAGAAGTTCTGGAAGAAACCACTGAATATCATCGATTTTGTCTCTATTATCCCATTTTATGCCACGCTGGCTGTGGACAcgaaggaagaagaaagtgaagATATTGAAAATATGGGGAAAGTGGTTCAAATCCTGCGGTTAATGAGGATATTTCGCATCCTGAAACTGGCCAGGCACTCCGTAGGACTGCGGTCTTTAGGTGCCACTTTGAGACATAGCTATCAGGAAGTTGGActcctgcttttgtttttgtctgTTGGGATTTCTATTTTTTCAGTGCTCGTCTACTCAGTGGAGAAGGATGATGACTCATCAGAACTGCACAGCATCCCTGTTTGCTGGTGGTGGGCAACCATCAGCATGACCACTGTTGGTTATGGGGACACTTACCCGGTCACGCTTGCTGGAAAGCTGCTTGGCACCCTATGCATCATCTGTGGGATACTAGTGGTAGCACTTCCAATCACCATTATTTTCAATAAGTTTTCTAAGTACTatcaaaaacaaaaagatattgATCCAGACCAATGCAACAATGATCGCAAAGAGAAATGTAATGACCTACCTTATTTTAACATTAGGGATATTTATGCAAAAAAGATGCACTCCTTCATTTCTAGCCTTTCTTCAGTAGGAATTGTAGTCAGTGACCAAGATTCAACAGATGCCTCCAGCATCCAAGATATGGAGGATGCTTATAACACAACATCTTTAGAGAATGGTACAGGAAAATGA